The Cloacibacillus sp. genomic sequence ACCATGCCGACACCCAACAGGAAAATATTGACAACGATGAGCACGCCGGCTTTGCTGCTGACAAGCCCCGTTATCATCACTGCTATCGCCTGCGGCGCCTGCATTATCGTGAGCACGCGGCCAAAGGCCATTGCGCCCGCCAGTATAAAGGTTATCGGCGCGTAGGTGCAGACCGCCTCTTTAAATGTCTCCACTACGTCGTGAAAGTCCATCGTCTTATAAATGAAGCAGCAGACGATGAGCGCGTAGACGACAGAAACGCAGGCCGCCTCCGTTGGAGTGGTGACGCCCCCGTAGATGCCGCCAAGGATTATGACCGGGGTCATAAGCGCCCAAAAGCTGTTTTTAAAGATATGCCAGAGGCCGTCCTTACGCAGGTTTTTGCAGTAAGCCTCCAGTTTTTCCTTGTCCTCGCCGCGCGTTTTGCAGTAGTACCACGAATAGACCATAAGACAGAAGCCGATCAGCAGTCCCGGAAGTATCCCCGCAATAAACATTAATAAACATTGCGCCGACAGAAACACCGGACGAAAGCCCGTACAGAATAAACGGTATCGACGGCGGGATGATGACGCCAAGACCGCCCGCCGTAGCCACCAGCGCTGTGACGAAGGT encodes the following:
- a CDS encoding TRAP transporter large permease subunit translates to MLPGLLIGFCLMVYSWYYCKTRGEDKEKLEAYCKNLRKDGLWHIFKNSFWALMTPVIILGGIYGGVTTPTEAACVSVVYALIVCCFIYKTMDFHDVVETFKEAVCTYAPITFILAGAMAFGRVLTIMQAPQAIAVMITGLVSSKAGVLIVVNIFLLGVGMV